Proteins encoded in a region of the Isosphaeraceae bacterium EP7 genome:
- a CDS encoding cyclic nucleotide-binding domain-containing protein, with translation MESNDDLVQFTYEGRQLTLPDLTKQRLSEKVSLSIDGRMIEVNKARILKDAANNDVLDADGEPVLRYTTIYDAACELGDETRANIPILCHREHMRPAAVCRMCVVDLDPEGKAGKLAPACQRPAWDERLAKPLEVGTMATSARVREAVSLLTELLCTDHSPPKSTAGRGTNVDELGALAARLGVTESRFPASGRDRGHDDSSVVIAVDHNACILCDRCVRACNDVRDNQVIGRAGKGFTARIAFDLDADMGHSSCVSCGECMISCPTGALSYRGQVQSKVPEGTVPADELARHPLFEGVSVPFLAWNEGAVRRRRLAKGEVICREGDFGSTAFYIEDGEVEVFLQAQLKHLRTRNNRKKGDRVDWGLFGLVRKFTTELVGRDEDSRDEEYAPRFINIDAPVALDSEEPIARMVAGDIFGEMTCMSSYPRSATVRAATDCTVLELQRNVLYILQRSTKSRAMLDERYRRRAIDNQLRSVPLFSAVARDEAEFRRLVDLLRDRVGLGRLNPGDRIFSQGDEADAMYLVRTGFVKVAQSRRGQEQVLNYVGPGGYIGEIGLISHLPEIQAMHVSAGRRTATCSALDHVDLVRIGGDVFRTILDEFPAVRQQVARLAVDRLREIERAIGQVESVSLPDFLSQGLYNAQSLLVLDLEKCTRCDECTKACSDAHEGVTRLIREGLRFDKFLVASSCRSCLDPFCLVGCPVNAIHRGETREILIADHCIGCGKCAENCPYGNINMHSLPGRMQADPADPARTIAVVQQKATTCDLCISLDGQPSCVYACPHDAAHRMTGAELRNLVQIGGTAG, from the coding sequence ATGGAGAGCAACGATGACCTGGTCCAGTTCACCTACGAGGGGCGCCAGCTCACCCTCCCCGACCTGACCAAGCAGCGCCTCTCCGAGAAGGTCTCGCTGTCGATCGACGGCCGGATGATCGAGGTGAACAAGGCCCGAATCCTCAAGGATGCCGCCAACAACGACGTGCTCGACGCCGACGGCGAGCCCGTGCTGCGGTACACGACCATCTACGACGCCGCCTGCGAGCTTGGCGACGAGACGCGTGCGAACATCCCGATCCTTTGCCACCGCGAGCACATGCGCCCGGCGGCCGTCTGCCGGATGTGCGTCGTCGACCTCGACCCAGAGGGGAAGGCCGGCAAGCTGGCCCCCGCCTGCCAGCGGCCCGCCTGGGACGAGCGGCTGGCCAAGCCGCTGGAAGTCGGCACGATGGCAACCAGCGCCCGGGTGCGCGAGGCCGTCTCGCTGCTGACCGAGCTGCTGTGCACCGACCACAGCCCGCCGAAGTCGACGGCCGGGCGCGGCACCAACGTCGACGAGCTGGGGGCCCTGGCCGCACGCCTAGGCGTGACCGAGAGCCGATTCCCGGCGTCGGGACGCGACCGGGGCCACGACGACAGCTCGGTCGTGATCGCCGTGGACCACAACGCATGCATCCTCTGCGACCGTTGCGTGCGGGCCTGCAACGACGTGCGCGACAATCAGGTCATCGGCCGGGCCGGCAAGGGGTTCACGGCCCGCATCGCCTTCGACCTCGACGCCGACATGGGCCATTCCTCGTGCGTCTCGTGCGGCGAGTGCATGATCTCGTGCCCCACCGGGGCGCTGTCGTACCGGGGTCAGGTCCAGTCCAAAGTTCCCGAGGGGACCGTGCCCGCCGACGAGCTGGCGCGGCACCCGCTGTTCGAGGGAGTCTCGGTGCCGTTCCTCGCCTGGAACGAGGGGGCCGTGCGGCGGAGGAGGCTGGCGAAGGGGGAGGTCATCTGCCGCGAGGGCGACTTCGGCTCGACGGCGTTTTACATCGAGGACGGCGAGGTCGAGGTCTTCCTCCAGGCGCAGCTCAAGCACCTGCGCACCCGCAATAACCGGAAGAAGGGCGACCGCGTGGACTGGGGCCTCTTCGGCCTGGTCCGCAAGTTCACCACCGAGCTGGTCGGCCGCGATGAGGACAGCCGCGACGAGGAATATGCGCCCCGATTCATCAACATCGACGCGCCCGTCGCCCTCGACTCCGAGGAGCCCATCGCCCGCATGGTCGCCGGCGACATCTTCGGCGAGATGACATGCATGAGTTCCTACCCGCGGTCGGCCACCGTGCGCGCGGCCACCGACTGCACCGTGCTGGAGCTTCAGCGCAACGTCCTGTACATCCTCCAGCGCAGCACCAAGTCGCGGGCCATGCTCGACGAGCGATACCGGCGGCGGGCCATCGACAATCAGCTCCGGAGCGTCCCCCTGTTCTCGGCGGTGGCCCGCGACGAGGCGGAGTTCCGCAGGCTGGTCGACCTGCTGCGCGACCGGGTGGGCCTGGGTCGGCTGAACCCGGGCGACCGGATCTTCAGCCAGGGGGACGAGGCCGACGCGATGTACCTGGTCCGCACCGGGTTCGTCAAGGTGGCCCAGTCTCGACGCGGTCAGGAGCAGGTGCTCAACTACGTCGGCCCCGGCGGTTACATCGGCGAGATCGGCCTGATCTCGCATCTGCCCGAGATCCAGGCCATGCACGTCTCCGCGGGCCGGCGCACGGCGACGTGCAGCGCCCTGGACCACGTCGACCTGGTCCGCATCGGCGGCGACGTGTTCCGCACGATCCTGGACGAGTTCCCGGCCGTGCGGCAGCAGGTGGCCCGGCTGGCGGTCGACCGGCTGCGCGAGATCGAGCGGGCCATCGGCCAGGTGGAGTCGGTCTCGCTGCCCGACTTCCTCAGCCAGGGGCTCTACAATGCGCAGAGCCTGCTGGTGCTGGACCTGGAGAAATGCACCCGCTGCGACGAGTGCACCAAGGCCTGCTCCGACGCCCACGAGGGGGTCACCCGGCTCATCCGCGAAGGGCTCCGGTTCGACAAGTTCCTGGTCGCCAGCTCGTGCCGGTCGTGCCTCGACCCGTTCTGCCTGGTGGGCTGCCCGGTCAACGCCATCCACCGCGGCGAGACCCGCGAGATCCTTATTGCCGACCACTGCATCGGCTGCGGCAAGTGCGCCGAGAATTGCCCCTATGGCAATATCAACATGCACTCGCTGCCCGGCAGGATGCAGGCCGACCCCGCCGACCCGGCGCGGACGATCGCCGTGGTGCAGCAGAAGGCGACGACCTGCGACCTCTGCATCAGCCTGGACGGCCAGCCCTCGTGCGTCTACGCCTGCCCCCACGACGCGGCGCACCGGATGACCGGGGCCGAGCTGCGCAACCTCGTGCAGATCGGCGGCACCGCCGGCTGA
- a CDS encoding c-type cytochrome — MLLTPSGRLKPHHATILCALLALATARSHAQEPEPIPRGQSKPPGAPLGAAEAARAMTVPPGFSVEVVASEPDLVNPVGMTFDERGRVWVVESLEYPRRSPGPGKDRVKVMEDTDGDGVMDKFTVFADGLNIPSGIAVGHGGVWVANSPDILFLKDTDGDDKADTREVVVTGFGRDDTHELPNSLTWGPDGWLYGWNGVFNPAHVEHRGKTFDFTCAIFRIHPRTKDFEVFCEGTSNPWGITFDTEGSAFASACVIDHLWNLAETGYYHRQGGPYPPFTWKIESIVNYKHQQAAYCGIQYFDSPAYPEQYRGALFMGNIHGNAINFDRVDRNGSTYAGRPEEDFLRANDAWFMPVAQKVGPDGSLYVLDWYDRYHCYQDANRDPEGIDRLKGRLYRVRYKDTPRAPKFDMARDSTARLITRLSSPNIYDRDIAQRLLTERNEPAARPQLERLVLDESASRPGRMHALWALVGSGPLDPAFNTKLLGHPDRVLRAWGVRAAGNARTTDESLRNQIVALASDPALDVVLQVAIAARKIEGIDAVPLLVEIIGRAGDDPALPRVAWQNLHPLLEDQGERFASLIANGNLAANPAIAGVLPRAIDRLLGRARPSAGTAARVALAVIEAPDVDRKVVASTLEVLKQGYRRGGPELRTGLKHELGKAVAALAAAPESPVALDAALLSATWGDPAGLALAQASVGRHDLPDGRRLDALNSLVGANPRGAVEACGILLDSKASAELRGQALSSMGGLDDPAVAVLVLARFNALEPQLKPRAVELLTQRPSWSKALLEAVAAESIPAGALDANQIRKLAASKDPAIAPLVLKHFGMVREARNPAREKVIGQMREFLVANKEKGKPEAGQVAFRKVCAQCHKIYGEGQEVGPEITRNGRASFEQLLSNVFDPSLVIGTAYQATTVATADGRVLAGLLVEESPQAVSLKLQGGKVEVIPRAEVEEVKRGELSLMPEAIESQLTPQEILDLFAFITLDRPPTDSEARRIPGSP, encoded by the coding sequence ATGTTGTTGACGCCATCGGGACGATTGAAGCCCCATCACGCGACGATTCTCTGTGCCTTGCTCGCGCTGGCCACCGCACGGTCGCATGCCCAGGAGCCCGAGCCGATCCCGCGCGGCCAGTCCAAGCCGCCGGGGGCCCCGCTGGGCGCCGCCGAGGCCGCCCGCGCCATGACCGTGCCGCCGGGGTTCTCCGTCGAGGTCGTCGCCAGCGAGCCCGACCTGGTCAACCCCGTCGGGATGACCTTCGACGAGCGGGGCCGCGTCTGGGTCGTCGAGAGCCTGGAATACCCCAGGCGCAGCCCCGGTCCCGGCAAGGATCGCGTCAAGGTCATGGAGGATACCGACGGCGACGGCGTGATGGACAAGTTCACCGTCTTCGCCGACGGCCTGAATATCCCGTCGGGAATCGCCGTGGGCCACGGCGGCGTCTGGGTCGCCAACTCCCCCGACATCCTCTTCCTCAAGGACACCGACGGCGATGACAAGGCCGACACCCGCGAGGTCGTCGTCACCGGCTTCGGCCGAGATGACACCCACGAGCTGCCCAACTCGCTGACCTGGGGCCCCGACGGCTGGCTCTACGGCTGGAACGGCGTCTTCAACCCCGCCCACGTCGAGCATCGCGGCAAGACATTCGACTTCACCTGCGCCATCTTCCGCATCCATCCCAGGACCAAAGACTTCGAGGTCTTCTGCGAGGGGACCAGCAACCCCTGGGGCATCACGTTCGACACCGAGGGGAGCGCCTTCGCCAGCGCCTGCGTCATCGACCATCTCTGGAACCTGGCCGAGACCGGCTACTACCACCGCCAGGGGGGGCCATACCCGCCCTTCACCTGGAAGATCGAGTCCATCGTCAACTACAAGCATCAGCAGGCCGCCTACTGCGGCATCCAGTATTTCGACAGCCCCGCCTATCCCGAGCAGTACCGCGGCGCCCTCTTCATGGGCAACATCCACGGCAACGCCATCAACTTCGACCGCGTCGACCGCAACGGGTCCACCTACGCGGGCCGTCCCGAGGAGGACTTCCTCAGGGCCAACGACGCCTGGTTCATGCCGGTCGCCCAGAAGGTCGGCCCGGATGGTTCGCTCTATGTGCTCGACTGGTACGACCGCTATCACTGCTATCAGGACGCCAATCGAGACCCCGAGGGAATCGACCGGCTGAAGGGTCGCCTCTACCGGGTCCGCTACAAGGACACGCCCAGGGCCCCGAAGTTTGACATGGCCCGGGACTCGACCGCCCGCCTCATCACGCGCCTGTCCAGCCCGAACATCTACGACCGCGACATCGCCCAGCGCCTGCTGACCGAACGGAACGAACCCGCGGCCAGGCCCCAGCTCGAACGCCTGGTCCTCGACGAATCGGCCTCGCGCCCGGGCCGGATGCACGCCCTCTGGGCGCTCGTCGGCTCAGGCCCGCTCGACCCGGCCTTCAACACAAAGCTGTTGGGCCACCCCGACCGCGTGCTGCGTGCCTGGGGCGTTCGGGCCGCGGGCAATGCCAGGACCACCGATGAATCCTTGCGCAACCAGATCGTCGCGCTCGCGAGCGATCCCGCCCTCGACGTCGTCCTCCAGGTGGCCATCGCCGCCCGCAAGATCGAGGGGATCGACGCCGTCCCGCTCCTGGTCGAGATCATCGGCCGAGCCGGCGACGACCCTGCCCTGCCTCGCGTCGCCTGGCAGAATCTGCACCCGCTCCTGGAAGATCAGGGCGAGCGGTTCGCGTCGCTGATCGCCAACGGGAACCTCGCCGCGAACCCGGCCATCGCAGGGGTCCTCCCCCGCGCCATCGACCGCCTGCTCGGCCGGGCTCGTCCCTCCGCCGGAACCGCCGCGCGGGTCGCGCTCGCCGTCATCGAGGCCCCCGACGTGGACAGGAAGGTCGTCGCATCGACCCTCGAAGTGCTGAAGCAGGGCTACCGCAGGGGCGGCCCCGAGCTTCGAACCGGCCTGAAACACGAGCTTGGAAAGGCCGTTGCCGCGTTGGCGGCTGCCCCTGAGTCGCCCGTCGCCCTCGACGCGGCGCTCCTCTCGGCGACCTGGGGCGACCCCGCCGGCCTGGCGCTGGCCCAGGCCTCGGTCGGCCGCCACGACCTGCCGGACGGCCGCCGGCTCGACGCGCTGAACAGTCTGGTCGGCGCCAATCCTCGGGGCGCCGTCGAGGCCTGCGGAATCCTGCTCGATTCGAAGGCGTCGGCCGAACTGCGGGGCCAGGCGCTCTCCTCCATGGGTGGCCTGGACGACCCGGCCGTTGCCGTCCTGGTCCTCGCCCGCTTCAACGCCCTGGAGCCGCAGCTGAAGCCCCGGGCCGTCGAGTTGCTCACGCAACGACCCTCGTGGAGTAAGGCACTGCTGGAGGCCGTCGCCGCCGAGTCGATCCCCGCCGGGGCGCTCGACGCCAATCAGATCCGCAAGCTCGCCGCCAGCAAGGACCCGGCCATCGCCCCGCTGGTCCTCAAACACTTCGGGATGGTGCGCGAGGCACGTAACCCGGCCCGCGAGAAGGTGATCGGCCAGATGCGGGAGTTCCTCGTCGCGAATAAGGAGAAGGGCAAGCCCGAGGCCGGACAGGTCGCCTTCCGCAAGGTCTGCGCCCAGTGCCACAAGATCTATGGCGAGGGCCAGGAGGTGGGCCCCGAGATCACCCGCAACGGCCGCGCGTCCTTCGAGCAGCTCCTCTCCAACGTCTTCGACCCCAGCCTGGTCATCGGCACGGCCTACCAGGCGACGACCGTCGCCACCGCCGATGGCCGGGTCCTGGCCGGCCTGCTCGTCGAGGAGAGCCCGCAGGCCGTCTCGCTCAAACTTCAGGGCGGGAAGGTCGAGGTCATCCCCCGCGCCGAGGTCGAGGAGGTGAAGCGAGGCGAACTCTCCTTGATGCCCGAGGCGATCGAGAGTCAGCTCACACCCCAGGAGATCCTCGACCTGTTCGCCTTCATCACCCTGGACCGGCCCCCGACCGACTCGGAGGCCAGGCGCATCCCAGGGTCGCCCTGA
- a CDS encoding transcriptional regulator: MSMPEDIAGGEAGRFAYDGIDRIFHEKARLGIMTSLVTHPKGLMFNDLKELCALTDGNLSRHLQALHEAGFVEVWKGHRRNRPQTLCRLTDEGRKRFLDYINVLENVVADALNAGRGPSASASPSSPKSIAEGWSPA, encoded by the coding sequence ATGTCCATGCCTGAAGACATCGCCGGCGGCGAGGCCGGCCGGTTCGCCTACGACGGGATCGATCGCATCTTCCACGAGAAGGCCCGGCTGGGGATCATGACCTCGCTGGTCACGCATCCAAAGGGGCTCATGTTCAATGACCTCAAGGAGCTCTGCGCCCTGACCGATGGCAACCTGAGCCGCCACCTCCAGGCGTTGCACGAGGCCGGCTTCGTCGAGGTCTGGAAGGGCCACCGCCGCAACCGCCCGCAGACGCTCTGCAGGCTGACGGACGAGGGGCGGAAGCGGTTCCTGGATTATATCAACGTCCTTGAGAATGTGGTGGCCGACGCCCTGAACGCCGGCCGCGGCCCGTCGGCGAGCGCCTCCCCCTCGTCGCCCAAGTCGATCGCCGAGGGGTGGTCGCCCGCCTGA
- a CDS encoding pyridoxamine 5'-phosphate oxidase family protein, translating into MSWRIELDDAIRQAGDDPVSRYLHLATVRPDGRPANRTLVFRGFAPGSDALLVATDSRSSKLRQLPWGEVCWLFAGTRQQFRILGKLTAVGPGRDEEFAAERVRLWRAQSPAARIQYAWPEPGGHRADPSAFELPAPDADRPPAVFTLLILDPEEVDHLDLRPTPHRRTRWVRAGHGEWAPEPLNP; encoded by the coding sequence GTGAGCTGGCGAATCGAGTTGGACGATGCGATCCGCCAGGCCGGCGACGACCCGGTCTCGCGCTATCTCCATCTCGCGACGGTGCGACCGGACGGCCGTCCGGCCAACCGGACCCTGGTCTTCCGTGGGTTCGCGCCGGGGTCCGACGCCCTGCTCGTCGCCACCGACTCGCGGAGTTCCAAGCTGAGGCAACTCCCCTGGGGCGAAGTCTGCTGGTTGTTCGCCGGCACGCGGCAGCAGTTCCGCATCCTGGGGAAGCTGACGGCGGTCGGCCCCGGGCGTGACGAGGAGTTCGCCGCCGAGCGAGTCCGCCTCTGGCGGGCCCAGTCTCCCGCGGCGCGGATCCAATACGCCTGGCCCGAGCCGGGTGGTCATCGTGCAGACCCGTCTGCCTTCGAGCTGCCGGCCCCCGACGCCGATCGCCCGCCGGCTGTTTTCACCCTGCTGATCCTCGACCCCGAGGAGGTCGACCACCTCGATCTCCGCCCCACCCCGCATCGGCGGACCCGATGGGTGCGGGCCGGGCATGGCGAATGGGCGCCCGAGCCGCTCAACCCCTGA
- a CDS encoding phosphodiester glycosidase family protein codes for MILTWLVSASISLLLAALAVAARRLSAHCGQCAAARLGLATTTVLGLVSLPFGLLAVYLAACFALGQPAPESRVLAPGVTYTRLVRSSPRPIVAHVVVVDLDRGSRLAATPPTMTPDGPRAAALTPTRALEALDVDLAINASFFHPFRESHPLSFSPHEGDLVQPIGPTIGEGQPFGTPQPAWITFWATPSGEAGFGPPPPEASLAVSGPRWLLRRDEPIPPGSNEPIPPGSNEPIPPGSNEPIPPGSNEPIPPGSNEPIPPGSNEPIPPGSNEPIPGSESHPYPHTALGLDLARRRLVLIVVDGKQPRYSLGMTDRELAQLFLELGVAEAIELDGGGSSALAGRGLDGSPALLSRPCHTKIPRCQRPVANILGVRFAGTPGRGTRRPRGKESP; via the coding sequence ATGATCCTGACCTGGCTCGTCTCGGCCTCGATCAGCCTCCTCCTCGCGGCCCTGGCCGTCGCGGCCCGCCGCCTTTCAGCGCACTGCGGCCAATGTGCGGCGGCCCGCCTCGGCCTCGCCACGACGACGGTCCTGGGCCTGGTTTCACTCCCGTTCGGCCTGCTCGCGGTCTACCTGGCCGCCTGCTTTGCGCTGGGCCAGCCCGCGCCCGAGTCCCGGGTGCTCGCCCCGGGCGTGACTTACACCCGCCTGGTCCGTTCCTCCCCCAGGCCCATCGTCGCCCACGTCGTCGTGGTCGACCTCGACCGTGGAAGCCGCCTGGCGGCGACGCCCCCGACGATGACCCCCGACGGCCCTCGCGCCGCCGCCCTCACGCCCACGCGGGCGCTCGAAGCCCTGGATGTCGACCTGGCCATCAATGCCAGCTTTTTCCACCCCTTCCGAGAGTCCCATCCCCTGAGCTTCAGCCCCCACGAGGGCGACCTCGTCCAGCCGATCGGCCCGACAATCGGCGAGGGCCAACCCTTCGGCACCCCGCAGCCGGCCTGGATCACCTTCTGGGCCACCCCCAGCGGAGAAGCCGGCTTCGGTCCCCCCCCGCCCGAAGCCTCCCTGGCCGTCAGCGGACCGCGTTGGCTTCTGAGAAGGGACGAACCCATTCCGCCGGGATCGAACGAACCCATTCCGCCGGGATCGAACGAACCCATTCCGCCGGGATCGAACGAACCCATTCCGCCGGGATCGAACGAACCCATTCCGCCGGGATCGAACGAACCCATTCCGCCGGGATCGAACGAACCCATTCCGCCGGGATCGAACGAACCCATTCCGGGCTCCGAGAGTCACCCCTACCCCCACACGGCCCTGGGCCTGGATCTCGCACGCCGGCGTCTTGTCCTCATCGTTGTCGACGGCAAGCAGCCTCGTTACAGCCTCGGGATGACCGACCGGGAACTTGCCCAGCTCTTTCTTGAGCTGGGGGTCGCCGAGGCGATCGAACTCGATGGCGGCGGCTCTTCGGCCCTCGCCGGGCGTGGGCTGGACGGCTCGCCGGCGCTGCTCAGCCGGCCTTGCCACACCAAGATTCCGCGTTGTCAGCGTCCCGTGGCGAACATCCTCGGGGTCCGATTCGCCGGAACGCCCGGCCGAGGCACGCGTCGGCCTCGGGGCAAGGAGTCACCATGA
- a CDS encoding NAD(P)H-dependent oxidoreductase subunit E, translating into MTVRVPPRYYGGAPASHSPREQTMIVQRLHEIQERCGYLPEAEMRALSAEIGEPLHRLHEVASFFPHYRLAPGPAARVLVCRDMACHLRGAAELETDLKGLANELGEAKLTVGKASCLGRCDHAPSVVINDKVYWDKSASELREMIRLAVVDPTQPPMQHASRVKPGWKIDPYDGEPRYEAARKLAQGGDVDAALEQMETSKLFGMGGAAFATTHKWKSVRKAPGAIKYVVCNGDESEPGTFKDRDLMRLAPHLVVEGVIIGALVIGARRGTIYIRHEYEEEIAAVKAAVEAARAMGALGPDIFGTGRAMEIDVFVSPGGYICGEESALLEAMEDRRAEPRNKPPFPMYTGLYGKPTLINNVETLSWVPSILLNGGAWYRDQGIGGGTGLRFFSIAGDVERPGVYEIPTGTTLRRLVFDHAGGMRGGQALRAVAFSGPSGGLTPARVKVENVGRRWSKDHPPGDDGTYDVLDLPLEPESFRAIGTMLGAAITIIGAEANLLDFALSCLRFYRDESCGKCVPCRVGSQKLVDLAESLARGNFPRSGLGLVDELSRAMVLTSICGLGMVAPSPLTSLIKHFPEAVEPYLAPAR; encoded by the coding sequence CTGACGGTCCGGGTTCCGCCACGTTATTATGGCGGTGCCCCCGCGTCCCACTCCCCCCGCGAGCAGACGATGATCGTCCAGAGGCTCCACGAGATCCAGGAACGCTGCGGGTATCTGCCCGAGGCCGAGATGCGGGCCCTCTCCGCTGAGATCGGCGAGCCCCTGCACAGGCTGCATGAGGTGGCCAGCTTCTTCCCACACTATCGCCTGGCTCCCGGCCCCGCGGCCCGCGTGCTCGTCTGCCGAGACATGGCCTGCCACCTCAGGGGGGCCGCGGAGCTGGAGACCGACCTGAAGGGCCTGGCCAACGAGCTGGGCGAGGCCAAGCTGACCGTGGGCAAGGCCTCGTGCCTGGGCCGCTGCGATCACGCCCCCTCGGTGGTCATCAATGACAAGGTCTACTGGGACAAGTCGGCGTCCGAGCTGCGTGAGATGATCCGCCTGGCCGTCGTCGACCCGACGCAGCCCCCCATGCAGCACGCCAGCCGGGTGAAGCCGGGCTGGAAGATCGACCCCTACGACGGCGAGCCCCGCTACGAAGCCGCCCGCAAGCTGGCGCAGGGGGGCGATGTCGATGCGGCCCTGGAGCAGATGGAGACGTCGAAGCTCTTCGGCATGGGAGGCGCCGCATTCGCCACTACCCATAAGTGGAAGTCGGTGCGGAAGGCCCCCGGGGCGATCAAGTACGTCGTCTGCAACGGCGACGAGAGCGAGCCGGGGACCTTCAAGGACCGCGACCTGATGCGGCTCGCCCCCCACTTGGTCGTCGAGGGGGTGATCATTGGCGCCCTGGTCATCGGCGCCAGGCGAGGGACGATCTACATCCGCCACGAGTATGAGGAGGAGATCGCCGCGGTGAAGGCCGCCGTCGAGGCCGCCCGCGCGATGGGGGCCCTCGGCCCCGACATCTTCGGCACGGGCCGGGCGATGGAGATCGACGTCTTCGTCAGCCCCGGCGGCTACATCTGCGGCGAGGAGAGCGCGCTGCTGGAGGCGATGGAAGACCGCCGGGCCGAGCCGCGCAACAAGCCCCCGTTCCCCATGTATACGGGGCTTTATGGCAAACCGACTTTGATCAATAACGTCGAGACCCTGAGCTGGGTCCCCTCGATCCTGCTCAACGGTGGCGCCTGGTATCGCGACCAGGGGATCGGCGGCGGGACCGGGCTGAGGTTCTTCTCGATCGCCGGCGACGTTGAGCGGCCCGGGGTGTATGAGATCCCCACGGGGACGACCCTGCGGCGGCTTGTCTTCGACCACGCGGGCGGGATGCGCGGTGGCCAAGCCTTGCGGGCCGTGGCGTTCTCGGGCCCGTCGGGCGGCCTGACCCCGGCCCGGGTCAAGGTTGAGAACGTCGGCAGGCGTTGGTCCAAGGACCATCCGCCGGGCGATGACGGGACCTATGACGTGCTGGACCTGCCGCTGGAGCCAGAGTCGTTCCGCGCGATCGGCACGATGCTGGGCGCGGCGATCACGATCATCGGTGCCGAGGCAAATCTGCTCGACTTCGCGCTGAGCTGCCTGCGGTTCTACCGTGACGAGTCGTGCGGCAAGTGCGTCCCCTGCCGGGTCGGCTCGCAGAAGCTCGTGGACCTGGCCGAGTCACTGGCGCGTGGTAACTTCCCGAGATCGGGCCTGGGGCTGGTCGATGAGCTTTCCAGGGCGATGGTCCTGACGTCGATCTGCGGGCTGGGGATGGTGGCGCCCAGCCCCCTGACATCGCTCATCAAGCACTTCCCCGAGGCGGTCGAGCCCTACCTGGCACCGGCCCGCTGA
- a CDS encoding DUF5309 family protein, with the protein MANAYLQGIQNVFDNQSQIRNDIHVVSTNWFVNRCPLVSRLPRAAAGSTTFTMVSRAFRTRVATLAAAATAGDSQLTLVDASAFMTGDVLELASGERVELLSDPNPVTNAITVRRAAEGTTASTGAINDTVRLIGNSRTGGEINQNGIALKPIGVPQFCQTWMHPVQVSGALQGSTSYQASAGNRTPFDQNKMDALQNLMDDMEVSCYYGRGEDPAVASRPKQKGLKTLLNVNSVTSPTNAAAYRAVDFIRDTMEKCRTGGGDPDVLLVAPNFMTGLATWGSQIQRIDAGVNVFGTPIDVFAVPFLGGLSIIEAPLLRSGTAVCLTSSEVRLRMKRNEFWNPRGVRGDAFEGEWLAEGAIEVENPSHHAWLEGVTAFSAS; encoded by the coding sequence ATGGCCAATGCGTATCTGCAGGGCATCCAGAACGTCTTCGACAACCAGTCGCAGATCCGCAACGACATCCACGTCGTTTCGACTAACTGGTTCGTGAATCGCTGCCCGCTGGTCTCGAGGCTGCCGCGTGCGGCCGCCGGCTCGACCACCTTCACGATGGTCAGCCGCGCCTTCCGCACCCGGGTCGCCACGCTGGCCGCGGCCGCGACCGCCGGCGACAGCCAGCTCACGCTGGTCGACGCCAGCGCCTTCATGACCGGCGACGTGCTCGAGCTGGCCTCGGGCGAGCGGGTCGAGCTGCTGTCCGACCCCAACCCGGTGACCAACGCCATCACGGTGCGCCGCGCCGCCGAAGGCACGACCGCCAGCACGGGCGCCATTAATGACACCGTCCGACTGATCGGCAACAGCCGGACCGGTGGCGAGATCAACCAGAACGGGATCGCGCTGAAGCCCATCGGCGTGCCGCAGTTCTGCCAGACCTGGATGCACCCCGTGCAGGTCAGCGGCGCGCTGCAAGGCTCCACCTCGTACCAGGCGTCCGCGGGCAATCGGACCCCGTTCGACCAGAACAAGATGGACGCCTTGCAGAACCTGATGGATGACATGGAGGTCAGCTGCTACTACGGCCGCGGCGAAGACCCCGCCGTCGCCAGCAGGCCGAAGCAGAAGGGCCTGAAGACCCTGCTGAACGTCAACAGCGTGACCAGCCCGACGAACGCGGCGGCCTACCGCGCCGTGGACTTCATCCGCGACACGATGGAGAAGTGCCGCACCGGCGGCGGCGATCCCGACGTGCTGCTGGTGGCCCCGAACTTCATGACTGGCCTTGCCACATGGGGCTCGCAGATTCAGCGGATCGACGCCGGCGTGAACGTGTTCGGCACGCCGATCGATGTGTTCGCCGTGCCGTTCCTGGGCGGCCTGTCGATCATCGAGGCCCCGCTCCTGCGTTCGGGCACCGCGGTCTGTCTGACCTCGTCCGAGGTAAGGCTGCGGATGAAGCGCAACGAGTTCTGGAACCCGCGTGGCGTTCGCGGCGACGCCTTCGAAGGTGAGTGGTTGGCCGAGGGCGCCATCGAAGTGGAGAACCCCAGCCATCATGCCTGGCTCGAAGGCGTGACCGCTTTCTCGGCGAGCTGA